A window from Planococcus maritimus encodes these proteins:
- a CDS encoding penicillin-binding protein, with amino-acid sequence MKKKFRFQGGAFLLFLLFAGLFFLLMARIITIQATGKVEGQELAARAAAKYSQEEVLTAERGKILDRNGEVIAEDTLTYKLVAVLDESVTTNPKEPNHVIDAEKTAAYLSEQLGTPTDELQSILENGIEKDRYQVEFGAAGREISHTQMLEMKEQDLPGLLFVKDLKRLYPNGVFASHLIGFAMKEELEDGQVKTKGKMGLESIHDEVLTGKNGKMEFDTDKWGYLLPNSQEAITPAIDGSNLQLTLDRTLQNFLEDAMSSVQEEYNPARMIAVIADPDTGEILGMSQRPTFNPNTREGLSENWLNESIELTIEPGSPMKVFTLASAIEEGKWDPNAYYNSGTYTLLDRTIGDHNSGRGWGSITFLEGFQRSSNVSMGYLLERLGADNFMNYIDAFGFGEKTGIDLPNEAAGKILDEYPINKLTTSYGQGSTVTPIQMIQAATAIAGDGTMMKPYIIDQIKNPDTGDVTVKSEPEQAGTPISAETAKQVREVMASTVTSDVGSAKGFALQDYSVAGKTGTAQVPGEDGRYMTGSNNYLFSFLGMAPAEDPELLIYIGVQQPQLPADEYGSVPVSKIFTSVMENGLKYLNIAPENSVEAKTVEIEDYQGLSLEETVSQLEAKGLNAVVAGDNSQITDQYPQAGEKLVAGENIILRTGGTTAIPDFTGWSKRELLAFQALSGLPLEIAGQGFVMTQSVAEGAVPESGESVIIELQPPEVFYPAQSLKAEEEQATETDGQQAAESSTEEATEQPAEAPTEQPQEPADQPVINENE; translated from the coding sequence ATGAAGAAGAAATTTCGTTTTCAAGGAGGAGCCTTTCTGCTATTTTTACTATTTGCAGGGCTCTTTTTCCTTTTAATGGCCAGAATAATCACAATCCAAGCGACGGGCAAAGTTGAAGGGCAGGAATTGGCTGCAAGAGCCGCTGCCAAATACAGCCAGGAAGAAGTGCTGACGGCAGAACGCGGAAAGATTTTGGACCGCAACGGCGAGGTTATCGCAGAAGATACCTTGACGTATAAATTGGTAGCGGTGCTGGATGAGTCGGTAACAACAAATCCCAAAGAACCGAATCACGTCATCGATGCCGAAAAAACGGCAGCGTACTTATCGGAGCAATTGGGCACGCCGACGGACGAATTGCAAAGCATCTTGGAGAATGGCATAGAAAAAGATCGCTATCAGGTCGAGTTCGGCGCAGCCGGGCGTGAAATCAGCCATACTCAGATGCTCGAAATGAAAGAACAGGACTTGCCGGGCTTATTGTTCGTCAAGGATCTTAAACGGCTATATCCGAACGGTGTTTTCGCTTCTCATTTAATTGGTTTTGCCATGAAAGAAGAGCTCGAAGATGGGCAAGTGAAAACCAAAGGCAAGATGGGATTGGAATCGATTCACGACGAAGTGCTGACAGGCAAGAACGGCAAAATGGAGTTCGATACCGATAAATGGGGCTATCTTTTGCCGAATAGCCAAGAAGCCATTACGCCAGCGATTGATGGATCCAATCTTCAACTGACGCTGGACCGGACGCTGCAGAATTTTTTGGAAGATGCCATGTCGAGCGTTCAGGAAGAATATAACCCAGCGCGCATGATCGCTGTGATCGCAGATCCGGACACAGGAGAGATTCTCGGAATGTCTCAGCGTCCGACATTTAATCCAAATACGCGAGAAGGCTTATCAGAAAACTGGTTAAATGAAAGCATTGAACTGACGATTGAGCCTGGCTCGCCTATGAAAGTATTCACTTTAGCGTCAGCTATTGAAGAAGGCAAATGGGATCCGAACGCTTATTACAATTCGGGAACTTATACACTGCTAGACCGGACAATCGGCGACCATAATAGTGGGCGTGGTTGGGGCAGCATTACTTTCCTCGAAGGTTTCCAGCGTTCGTCCAACGTATCGATGGGTTATTTGCTTGAGCGCCTCGGTGCGGATAATTTTATGAATTATATTGACGCATTCGGATTCGGCGAAAAAACGGGTATCGACTTGCCGAATGAAGCGGCTGGGAAGATTTTGGATGAATACCCAATCAATAAATTGACTACTTCTTACGGTCAGGGGTCCACGGTTACGCCGATCCAAATGATCCAAGCCGCGACGGCTATTGCAGGAGACGGCACGATGATGAAACCATATATCATTGACCAGATTAAAAATCCGGATACGGGTGATGTAACGGTGAAGTCAGAGCCTGAACAGGCGGGTACGCCGATTTCAGCAGAAACGGCGAAACAAGTACGCGAAGTCATGGCATCTACTGTGACTTCAGATGTAGGCTCTGCAAAAGGTTTTGCGCTACAGGATTATTCTGTAGCCGGTAAGACGGGCACAGCGCAAGTTCCTGGTGAAGATGGTCGATACATGACCGGCAGCAATAATTACCTGTTCTCTTTCTTGGGCATGGCACCGGCAGAAGATCCGGAACTCTTGATTTATATCGGTGTGCAGCAACCTCAATTGCCTGCGGATGAATATGGATCGGTCCCAGTTTCCAAAATCTTTACCTCCGTCATGGAAAATGGATTGAAATATTTGAACATCGCACCTGAGAATTCTGTAGAGGCTAAAACAGTTGAAATTGAAGACTATCAGGGGCTTTCTTTAGAAGAAACCGTGTCTCAATTAGAAGCTAAGGGATTAAATGCAGTCGTAGCTGGTGATAATTCGCAAATAACTGACCAATATCCACAAGCAGGCGAAAAGCTGGTAGCTGGAGAAAACATCATATTGAGAACCGGCGGCACTACCGCTATTCCTGACTTCACTGGTTGGTCAAAACGTGAGCTTCTGGCATTCCAAGCACTCAGTGGATTGCCGCTGGAGATCGCAGGCCAAGGCTTTGTCATGACACAAAGCGTGGCAGAAGGCGCAGTGCCAGAGAGCGGAGAATCTGTTATCATCGAATTGCAGCCGCCGGAAGTATTCTATCCGGCGCAGTCGCTAAAAGCTGAAGAAGAGCAGGCAACTGAAACAGATGGCCAACAAGCCGCTGAATCTTCAACAGAAGAAGCGACTGAACAACCAGCAGAAGCACCAACAGAACAACCGCAAGAACCGGCAGATCAACCGGTTATCAACGAAAATGAATAA
- the ftsL gene encoding cell division protein FtsL, giving the protein MALNARTQTYIQQPAVPQSPNRQPAKKKKRITKGEKILYTAFLAVCILCALLVLQNQSTIQASTQEIQTIENSINETTKQNTDLSVQVSELSSYERIWSKAKDYGLKLNERNVKVVPGQ; this is encoded by the coding sequence ATGGCGTTGAATGCGAGAACCCAAACCTACATCCAACAGCCGGCCGTTCCGCAAAGTCCGAATAGACAGCCGGCTAAAAAGAAAAAACGCATCACCAAAGGCGAAAAGATCCTCTACACGGCTTTCCTGGCAGTTTGCATCCTGTGTGCATTGCTGGTCTTGCAAAATCAGTCGACCATTCAAGCTTCCACACAAGAAATTCAAACAATTGAAAATTCAATCAATGAAACGACGAAACAAAATACCGATTTGTCCGTGCAAGTAAGTGAACTGTCTTCATATGAGCGCATTTGGTCGAAAGCAAAGGATTACGGCTTAAAATTAAATGAGCGAAATGTAAAGGTAGTGCCGGGACAATGA
- the rsmH gene encoding 16S rRNA (cytosine(1402)-N(4))-methyltransferase RsmH — protein sequence MFNHTTVLLHETVDGLNIRPDGIYVDCTLGGAGHSEYLAEQLSDQGHLYCFDQDATAIEHAKEKLKNHLHKITFIHANFKDLKEELEKHGVEKVDGILYDLGVSSPQLDTPERGFSYHHDAPLDMRMDQSAELSAYHVVNDWRFEDLVRIFYRYGEEKFSKQIARKIEAAREKEPIETTAQLVECIKDGIPAPARRKGGHPAKRVFQAIRIAVNDELGAAETSLQDALDLLAVNGRISVITFHSLEDRLTKALFKEASSLPELPPNLPVIPAGLEPKLKLITRKPILPSEEELAHNNRSRSAKLRIAEKIKL from the coding sequence TTGTTCAATCACACTACAGTTTTGCTGCATGAAACTGTCGATGGGCTGAACATTCGTCCTGATGGCATATATGTAGATTGTACACTCGGTGGTGCCGGCCATAGCGAATACTTGGCCGAGCAGCTATCCGATCAGGGACATCTGTACTGCTTTGATCAGGATGCAACAGCAATCGAGCATGCAAAAGAAAAACTGAAAAACCATTTACATAAGATCACTTTCATCCATGCAAACTTTAAGGATTTAAAAGAAGAGCTAGAAAAACACGGAGTCGAGAAAGTCGATGGCATTTTATATGATTTGGGGGTTTCATCGCCCCAGTTGGATACGCCCGAACGCGGATTCAGCTATCATCATGATGCGCCACTCGACATGCGCATGGATCAAAGCGCAGAGCTGAGTGCTTATCATGTTGTAAACGACTGGCGTTTTGAAGACCTCGTGCGTATTTTTTACCGCTACGGGGAGGAAAAATTCTCCAAGCAAATCGCTCGGAAAATCGAAGCTGCTCGCGAAAAAGAGCCGATCGAGACGACGGCCCAGCTTGTCGAATGCATCAAAGACGGCATCCCGGCACCTGCAAGACGCAAAGGCGGACATCCAGCCAAACGCGTGTTCCAGGCAATCCGCATTGCAGTGAACGATGAACTTGGGGCTGCTGAAACTTCGTTGCAGGATGCCCTAGACTTACTGGCAGTTAACGGCAGAATCAGTGTCATTACCTTCCATTCGCTCGAAGACCGCTTAACGAAGGCCTTATTTAAAGAAGCCTCATCGCTTCCGGAACTGCCTCCGAATTTGCCGGTCATTCCGGCTGGACTTGAACCCAAATTGAAATTGATTACACGAAAACCCATATTGCCATCGGAAGAAGAATTGGCGCATAATAATCGGTCGCGTTCCGCCAAGTTGCGGATTGCGGAGAAAATCAAACTCTAA
- the mraZ gene encoding division/cell wall cluster transcriptional repressor MraZ: MFMGEFQHNVDAKGRLIVPAKYRDLLGEQFVITRGLDQCLFGYPMNEWNKIEEKLKEMPVTKKDARAFTRFFFSGAQEMELDKQGRVNIPANLLSYAKIEKECVILGVSNRFEIWAKDAWEAYFEESEESFNEIAENLTDFDF, from the coding sequence ATGTTCATGGGCGAATTTCAACACAATGTTGATGCTAAGGGCAGATTAATCGTTCCTGCTAAATACCGTGACTTGCTGGGTGAGCAGTTTGTAATCACCCGGGGCCTGGATCAGTGCTTATTTGGTTATCCAATGAATGAATGGAATAAAATTGAAGAAAAATTAAAAGAAATGCCAGTTACGAAAAAAGATGCACGCGCATTTACCCGTTTTTTCTTCTCAGGTGCCCAGGAAATGGAACTTGATAAGCAGGGGCGCGTCAATATACCTGCGAACCTTTTGTCATATGCAAAGATCGAAAAAGAATGCGTCATTCTCGGCGTCTCCAATCGTTTCGAAATTTGGGCAAAAGATGCGTGGGAAGCATATTTTGAAGAATCCGAAGAATCCTTTAATGAAATTGCTGAAAACTTAACTGACTTTGATTTTTAA
- the bshC gene encoding bacillithiol biosynthesis cysteine-adding enzyme BshC, whose product MKLEEKYIPPSSKLMVDYTNKEQKIMHYFSYQPSLERAEKRLESLNDHPVDRKKLADIVASYMEPFGISEAAKQNLAHFESGASVVVTGQQAGLLTGPLYTVHKAISSILLAKEATDKLGTPVVPVFWIAGEDHDLAEICHIYRETNGRIEKLNYPHAKLGKSAASHAPLKAEEIEAFLEEYFRSLPETAHTKEIRSLVFSHLEKADTFTAFFASLLNHFFDHQGLLYIDAADKQLRAYEGSFFSKLIENSGAIAKAVVEAETALEADGYKAGIDAKEEAAHLFLTIEGERLLLEREGSHFVVKDTSVSFTQQQLLDIAKREPERLSNNVVTRPLMQDFVFPVLAFVGGPGEIAYWAALKGAFELMDMEMPIVMPRLSVSLIDRRTASLMEKQQLSFEDVVVERKVPQLRNELYEHIRDEETEAKIDEVKKGLTEEYEELISRFTAVSAGLTPLTEKNLRIHLKQLDFLKHKLQDEVAIQNSTQFNQLAAIENALLPESGLQERIYNPIPYLNQYGKGLIEDLLDLRMNYDNTHKIVIL is encoded by the coding sequence ATGAAATTAGAGGAAAAATACATACCGCCATCCTCCAAGTTGATGGTTGATTATACAAATAAAGAACAAAAAATAATGCATTACTTTTCCTATCAACCTTCTTTGGAACGGGCTGAAAAAAGACTGGAAAGCTTAAATGACCATCCAGTCGATCGAAAAAAACTGGCAGACATCGTCGCAAGCTATATGGAACCTTTCGGGATATCTGAAGCAGCTAAACAAAACCTTGCGCATTTTGAATCGGGCGCATCAGTCGTAGTGACTGGCCAGCAGGCGGGATTGCTGACGGGGCCATTGTACACAGTACATAAAGCGATTTCCTCGATTTTATTGGCAAAAGAAGCTACGGATAAACTTGGGACACCAGTCGTTCCGGTTTTTTGGATCGCTGGAGAAGACCACGATTTAGCAGAGATCTGTCATATCTACCGTGAAACAAATGGACGTATCGAGAAACTGAATTATCCCCATGCAAAGTTAGGGAAAAGCGCAGCATCGCATGCACCACTGAAAGCAGAAGAGATTGAGGCGTTTTTAGAAGAATACTTCCGCAGCTTGCCGGAAACGGCCCATACGAAGGAAATCCGCTCTCTCGTGTTCAGTCATTTGGAAAAGGCGGATACGTTTACGGCGTTTTTCGCAAGCCTGCTCAACCATTTCTTCGATCATCAAGGTCTGCTTTATATTGACGCTGCGGACAAGCAATTGCGCGCCTATGAGGGAAGCTTTTTCTCGAAGCTCATCGAAAATAGTGGAGCGATAGCGAAAGCGGTAGTGGAAGCTGAAACAGCACTTGAAGCGGACGGCTATAAGGCTGGAATCGATGCCAAAGAAGAAGCGGCACATCTGTTTCTTACGATCGAAGGCGAGCGCCTATTATTAGAGCGCGAGGGAAGCCATTTTGTGGTCAAAGACACGTCAGTGAGCTTTACTCAACAACAACTTTTGGACATTGCAAAGCGCGAGCCTGAACGCCTCAGCAATAATGTAGTGACACGGCCATTAATGCAAGATTTCGTCTTTCCGGTACTGGCCTTTGTTGGTGGGCCAGGAGAGATTGCCTATTGGGCGGCGCTAAAAGGCGCATTTGAGCTGATGGACATGGAGATGCCGATCGTCATGCCGCGTCTCAGCGTTAGCTTAATCGACAGACGGACGGCTAGTTTGATGGAAAAGCAGCAGTTGAGTTTTGAAGATGTGGTTGTTGAGCGGAAAGTTCCTCAGCTACGAAATGAACTGTACGAGCATATTAGAGATGAAGAAACGGAAGCGAAAATCGACGAAGTCAAGAAAGGTTTGACTGAAGAGTACGAAGAACTGATCAGCCGCTTTACGGCAGTCAGCGCCGGTCTCACGCCATTAACTGAGAAAAACTTGCGGATTCATTTGAAGCAGCTTGACTTCCTCAAGCATAAACTTCAGGATGAAGTGGCTATTCAAAATAGCACGCAATTCAACCAGCTTGCGGCAATCGAAAATGCTTTATTGCCAGAATCAGGGTTGCAAGAGCGTATTTACAATCCGATTCCTTATTTGAATCAATACGGCAAAGGCTTGATAGAAGACCTATTGGACCTGCGGATGAACTACGACAACACCCACAAAATTGTCATTCTTTAA
- a CDS encoding DUF3397 family protein, with translation MKWISIAGNVLLYVPFILFLVVYALSYKSKKRKALGIAADITAFLLFFSVPASLDLLFDVKVQPFIFMAALLFAIILLIREWKTQKELEVIKFLRKIWRICFLALSAIYAATWLAGLIFLAVQSFR, from the coding sequence ATGAAATGGATATCTATTGCTGGGAACGTTTTGCTTTACGTCCCCTTTATCTTATTTTTAGTCGTCTATGCATTGAGCTATAAATCCAAAAAACGCAAAGCGCTTGGAATCGCTGCTGATATCACTGCCTTTCTATTGTTTTTTTCGGTTCCGGCCTCACTCGATTTGCTGTTCGACGTGAAAGTGCAGCCATTCATCTTCATGGCGGCCTTATTGTTTGCTATTATTTTGCTGATTCGGGAATGGAAGACCCAAAAAGAACTGGAAGTGATCAAGTTCTTACGCAAGATTTGGCGGATTTGTTTTTTGGCGCTCTCTGCGATTTACGCTGCCACGTGGCTTGCTGGACTGATCTTTTTAGCGGTCCAATCATTTCGCTAA
- a CDS encoding ketopantoate reductase C-terminal domain-containing protein, whose product MKFAIIGGNAQALLLAHLLNKQGEVQLIITNEQQAAELNANGLVCGTEQQQIAVHTDFEQVDPDAYIVITIHSEELPPILKLLKIRRPSNPLIFVQQGMLYVEKARLLAHRQIAAAVLDCDAVKVSAHEIKYTKLPQLSLGLLKGEAQRFDSLTAVDQITVQWTDDIETRLFEQLLRDSLINPLTALMKIEKGRLITDPNAYELFRNLYNEMYLAFPEIESLQPIERVAAYCASRPAEISSMLADRLAGDPMDVDGLMLYILQTAKLDLPLFKAFYHLLKTVEET is encoded by the coding sequence ATGAAATTTGCAATTATCGGCGGAAACGCCCAGGCATTGTTGCTTGCGCATTTATTAAATAAACAAGGCGAGGTTCAGCTGATCATCACAAATGAACAACAAGCCGCTGAACTAAACGCTAATGGCCTCGTATGTGGCACAGAACAACAGCAAATTGCCGTACACACCGATTTTGAACAGGTGGACCCGGATGCTTACATAGTGATCACGATTCATTCAGAAGAACTGCCGCCTATATTAAAGTTGCTGAAAATTCGACGGCCGAGCAACCCGCTCATTTTTGTCCAACAAGGAATGCTTTATGTAGAAAAAGCTCGATTGCTGGCACATCGCCAAATCGCGGCTGCCGTATTGGATTGCGACGCAGTCAAAGTCAGCGCGCACGAAATCAAGTACACCAAACTGCCGCAGCTCAGCCTAGGCTTATTAAAAGGCGAAGCGCAGCGATTCGATTCGCTCACAGCAGTGGATCAAATCACCGTGCAATGGACAGACGATATCGAAACACGCCTGTTCGAGCAGCTTTTGAGGGATAGCCTCATCAATCCGTTGACAGCGTTGATGAAAATCGAAAAAGGGCGGTTGATTACCGACCCGAATGCCTATGAGTTGTTTCGCAATCTGTACAACGAAATGTATTTGGCTTTTCCGGAAATTGAAAGCTTGCAGCCGATTGAGCGCGTCGCGGCCTATTGTGCCTCGCGCCCGGCAGAAATATCGTCTATGCTCGCAGATCGCCTAGCCGGGGATCCGATGGATGTTGATGGCCTAATGCTCTATATCCTCCAGACCGCGAAGCTCGACCTGCCTTTGTTTAAAGCATTTTATCATTTACTAAAGACTGTTGAGGAAACCTGA
- a CDS encoding acyl-CoA carboxylase subunit beta has protein sequence MTKTTETTGYNTRLEEKLSKIFAGGQEKYHEKLKESNKLFVRDRLQLLFDEGDYIEDGRFANVEAGDLPADGVVTAIGKVNGETVCVMANDSTVKAGSWGSRTVEKIIRIQETAEKMQVPMLYLVDSAGARITDQLEMFPNRRGAGRIFHNQVRMSGMVPQVCLLFGPSAAGGAYIPAFCDIVIMVEGNASMYLGSPRMAEKVIGEKVSLEEMGGARMHCTVSGVGDVLVATEEEAISEARRYMAFFPANFAGKPEVAEAKAKKAGRSLEEIIPENQNAPFDMYELIDQLIDEDSFFDIKKLFAPELITGLARIDGQVVGIIANQPKVKGGVLFGDSADKGAKFINLCDAFSIPLLFLADVPGFMIGTKVERAGIIRHGAKFISAMSAATVPKISVVVRKAYGAGLYAMAGPAFEPDVCIALPTAQIAVMGPEAAVNAVYSNKIEAIEDPKERLAYVQQKHQEYKEEINIYRLASELIVDEIVAPYALRDELSKRLSIYATKDLPLPYRKHPIIPV, from the coding sequence ATGACGAAAACGACTGAAACGACAGGGTATAATACACGGCTCGAAGAAAAGCTTTCCAAGATTTTCGCGGGCGGACAAGAGAAATACCATGAAAAATTAAAAGAAAGCAATAAACTATTTGTCAGAGACCGCTTACAGCTGTTGTTTGATGAAGGTGATTATATTGAAGACGGCCGCTTCGCGAACGTAGAAGCGGGAGATCTTCCGGCTGATGGCGTCGTCACGGCGATCGGTAAAGTAAATGGCGAAACCGTTTGTGTGATGGCGAACGATTCTACCGTTAAAGCAGGGTCATGGGGTTCACGGACAGTGGAGAAAATCATTCGCATCCAGGAAACGGCTGAAAAAATGCAAGTACCGATGTTGTATTTGGTCGACTCAGCAGGGGCACGCATTACCGATCAATTAGAGATGTTCCCAAACCGCCGCGGCGCAGGACGCATTTTCCATAACCAAGTGCGCATGTCCGGCATGGTGCCGCAAGTATGTTTGTTGTTCGGACCATCTGCAGCGGGCGGAGCATATATTCCGGCGTTTTGCGACATTGTCATCATGGTCGAAGGCAATGCTTCCATGTATCTGGGCTCACCGCGCATGGCTGAAAAAGTCATTGGCGAAAAAGTGTCACTCGAAGAGATGGGCGGGGCTCGCATGCACTGTACCGTCAGTGGTGTCGGTGATGTGTTAGTTGCGACAGAAGAAGAAGCGATTTCAGAAGCGCGCCGCTATATGGCATTCTTCCCGGCGAACTTTGCCGGCAAGCCTGAAGTGGCCGAAGCGAAAGCGAAAAAAGCGGGACGCAGCCTGGAGGAAATCATTCCGGAAAACCAGAACGCGCCGTTTGATATGTACGAATTAATTGATCAATTGATCGATGAAGACAGCTTCTTCGACATCAAAAAGCTATTCGCGCCGGAATTGATCACCGGTCTTGCACGCATTGATGGCCAAGTGGTTGGCATCATCGCCAACCAACCGAAAGTAAAAGGCGGCGTGTTGTTTGGGGATTCTGCTGACAAAGGCGCTAAGTTCATCAATTTATGCGATGCCTTCTCGATCCCATTATTGTTCTTGGCTGATGTACCCGGATTTATGATTGGGACGAAAGTCGAACGTGCCGGCATTATCCGCCACGGCGCTAAATTCATCTCCGCGATGAGTGCGGCCACAGTGCCGAAAATTTCGGTCGTTGTCCGCAAAGCCTATGGCGCTGGTTTATATGCTATGGCAGGTCCGGCATTTGAGCCTGATGTGTGCATTGCGCTTCCAACGGCGCAAATTGCCGTCATGGGACCTGAGGCGGCCGTCAATGCAGTTTACTCCAATAAGATTGAAGCCATTGAAGATCCGAAAGAGCGCTTGGCTTACGTTCAGCAAAAGCATCAAGAGTATAAAGAAGAAATTAATATTTACCGGTTGGCTTCAGAGCTCATCGTCGATGAAATCGTGGCGCCTTATGCACTTCGCGACGAATTATCGAAGCGCTTGTCGATTTATGCGACAAAAGATTTGCCGTTGCCATATCGAAAACATCCGATCATTCCTGTATAA
- a CDS encoding acetyl-CoA carboxylase biotin carboxyl carrier protein subunit, translated as MKQLTASMAGTVLNIAVNEGDSVSAGQTVMTLESMKMEIPVEAEFGGQVEKIDVEVGGFVNEGDTLVTLGE; from the coding sequence ATGAAACAACTAACAGCATCTATGGCCGGAACGGTCTTAAACATTGCAGTCAACGAAGGGGATTCGGTGTCGGCGGGTCAAACCGTTATGACGTTGGAATCCATGAAAATGGAGATTCCAGTCGAAGCGGAATTCGGCGGGCAAGTCGAAAAAATCGATGTGGAAGTTGGCGGCTTTGTCAACGAAGGGGACACATTGGTAACGCTCGGCGAATAA
- a CDS encoding acetyl-CoA carboxylase biotin carboxylase subunit, whose amino-acid sequence MKKILIANRGEIARRIIRTCERLGIETVAIHSEADGELPYVSEATEAAAIGPNPVAQSYLQADKIIEEALARQADAIHPGYGLLSENADFARKVTEAGLLFIGPKAEVIETMGDKLGSRRTMKQAGVPVVPGTAEGVSDVDAAVLAAKEIGYPLMLKASAGGGGIGMVLCESEQALTQQFDSVKNRAKAYFGDDIVYLEKFIANARHIEVQIFGDESGNIVHLFERNCSVQRRNQKVIEESPSPDLPESVRVKLCEAAVQAARAVDYTNAGTVEFIVDENNNFYFLEMNTRLQVEHPITEEVTGVDLVEWQILVARGESLPAQETIQSKGHSIEYRIYAEDPKTFFPSPGTLSVLKWGAGARIETGYEEGNKVTPFYDPMIAKVVLTGATREEVLEKSRTFFDETAIEGVKTNLPLFDRFIESKSFINGNYATAVLAQWLTQQKEEKTV is encoded by the coding sequence ATGAAAAAAATCCTGATTGCCAACCGGGGCGAAATTGCGCGTCGAATTATTCGCACATGCGAGCGCCTCGGCATCGAAACCGTTGCGATCCACTCAGAGGCGGATGGGGAACTGCCTTATGTGAGTGAAGCGACAGAAGCGGCAGCGATCGGTCCAAATCCGGTCGCACAGTCTTATTTACAAGCAGATAAAATCATTGAAGAAGCCCTAGCACGCCAGGCAGATGCAATCCATCCGGGTTATGGGCTATTATCGGAAAACGCTGATTTTGCGCGCAAAGTCACAGAAGCGGGACTCCTCTTCATCGGTCCGAAAGCTGAGGTCATCGAGACAATGGGAGATAAGCTCGGTTCGCGGCGTACGATGAAGCAAGCAGGCGTGCCGGTCGTGCCAGGGACAGCTGAAGGGGTCTCAGATGTTGATGCGGCTGTCTTGGCAGCAAAAGAGATTGGTTATCCGCTGATGTTAAAAGCGAGTGCGGGAGGCGGCGGCATCGGCATGGTGTTGTGTGAAAGTGAGCAAGCGCTCACTCAACAGTTCGATTCGGTTAAAAATCGTGCGAAGGCGTATTTTGGAGACGATATTGTTTATTTAGAAAAGTTCATCGCCAATGCACGTCACATCGAAGTGCAGATCTTCGGTGATGAGTCGGGCAATATTGTTCATTTGTTCGAGCGCAATTGCTCTGTGCAGCGCCGCAATCAAAAAGTTATCGAGGAATCGCCATCACCGGATTTGCCGGAATCTGTAAGAGTCAAGCTGTGCGAAGCAGCTGTCCAAGCGGCACGTGCGGTCGATTACACGAACGCCGGAACGGTCGAGTTCATTGTCGATGAAAATAACAATTTTTATTTCCTAGAAATGAACACGCGTTTGCAAGTGGAACATCCGATTACAGAAGAAGTGACAGGCGTTGACTTGGTCGAATGGCAAATTCTTGTGGCCAGGGGTGAATCCTTGCCTGCGCAAGAGACAATCCAGTCAAAAGGCCATTCGATTGAATATCGAATTTATGCGGAAGACCCAAAAACGTTCTTCCCATCTCCTGGGACATTATCTGTCTTGAAATGGGGCGCTGGGGCACGCATCGAAACCGGATATGAAGAAGGCAACAAAGTAACGCCTTTTTACGATCCGATGATTGCCAAAGTGGTGTTGACAGGCGCTACAAGGGAAGAGGTGCTGGAGAAATCCAGAACATTCTTCGATGAAACGGCAATTGAAGGCGTGAAGACCAATTTGCCGCTCTTTGACCGCTTCATTGAATCAAAATCATTTATTAATGGAAATTACGCGACCGCTGTATTAGCTCAGTGGCTTACACAACAAAAGGAGGAAAAAACAGTATGA